The Candidatus Eisenbacteria bacterium genome includes a region encoding these proteins:
- a CDS encoding HAD family hydrolase, with protein MAPALEAVFFDAGGTLVRIDFEWIGEMLRGLGVEADAEAVRRAEVRGRRMYDESAARRRPRAGDVPPNAATLDALEAYYAGMLEGAGCRHPLLEEALAAVHARQASDAKLWSRANEGASDAIAGVLALGLRAACISNSDGRAEEHLVESGTRTGLEFVVDSQIVGVEKPDPEIFRIGLARMGVPAERALYVGDLRSVDEAGARAAGMHFVLLDPFGDYAGGSVPSIPSIGRLPRHLSERFATPAGSDPVP; from the coding sequence TTGGCTCCAGCGCTTGAAGCGGTCTTCTTCGATGCCGGCGGCACGCTCGTGCGCATCGATTTCGAGTGGATCGGCGAAATGCTTCGCGGGCTGGGCGTCGAGGCGGACGCCGAAGCCGTGCGCCGGGCGGAAGTTCGCGGGCGGCGCATGTACGACGAATCCGCCGCCCGACGCCGGCCGCGGGCGGGTGACGTGCCGCCGAACGCCGCCACGCTGGATGCGCTCGAGGCGTACTACGCCGGCATGCTGGAGGGGGCGGGCTGCCGGCATCCGTTGCTCGAGGAGGCGCTCGCCGCGGTGCACGCGCGCCAGGCTTCGGACGCGAAATTGTGGTCGCGGGCCAACGAAGGCGCGAGCGACGCGATCGCCGGGGTGCTCGCACTGGGCCTGCGTGCCGCGTGCATCAGCAACTCCGACGGACGCGCCGAGGAGCACCTCGTCGAGAGCGGGACGCGGACCGGGCTCGAGTTCGTGGTGGACTCGCAGATCGTGGGTGTCGAGAAGCCGGATCCGGAGATCTTCCGGATCGGCCTCGCGCGCATGGGCGTCCCCGCGGAGCGGGCGCTGTACGTGGGCGATCTCCGCTCGGTGGACGAGGCGGGCGCCCGCGCGGCCGGAATGCACTTCGTACTTCTCGACCCGTTCGGCGATTATGCCGGTGGTTCGGTCCCGAGCATCCCGTCGATCGGCCGGCTGCCGCGACACCTGAGCGAACGTTTCGCCACACCTGCCGGCAGCGACCCGGTTCCCTGA
- a CDS encoding DNA internalization-related competence protein ComEC/Rec2 yields MGGRTFVPLAVALWSGLVLARGAGAGGALLLLVAAAALAALALRAPPRTGALIVAIVALLVGGARGAARQARLEAQLAGLPAAAVFARGVFVLEEPARREAGEPVALARIVASAPSLPLGARVRLRLPHGCSADWGDTVHALVRLERFAGQRNPGGFDAGRAAASAGAVALGSAYGALVRPARGLVSVPIRLAMRVRRAIEAALEKGASAGARELAAPLLFGDRSAMTPETDARLRGAGLVHLLALSGLHVVWLAAVVRGGVAALRGGLAARALAGAACALGYALLAGPLPSLLRACAGECAAAAARLTQRALDPLQALSLSAFALLAMRPGWADDLGFQLSCAATLGLVTFSDPLLAPLERRPRARALAVPVATTLAAQLAALPLLVSRFHALPWTGVAANLAAVPVSELLLAAAWLGGALEAALPGTGTIFLRACEPLAGALQAIAAFASSPRLALLPCGGNPALPPLAAASVALLALALPAARPLDAGLRGRSHARSVVARLGALLLAVALTGWLFAAPLAPPPGRWWLVAVDVGQGDALAIASEGRWWLVDAGPRTARWDAGEGSVLPFLRWAGVRRLERLVVTHDDGDHTGGAPAVRRSLLVKETLAPCERPGVRGPAWRFAARTLARGDELPGTPAFRVLWPPRAGAADEALARRGDNAAALVLEIGEGRGRALLASDADSLVETVLACVPVVAVLKAGHHGSGSSTGSALLSRIRPARALLSVGRRNAYGHPDAGVLARLARIGAVVDRTDRGGAVWYELSAAGVRRLDWRQGAPARGAPDPARRVAVRPDPRR; encoded by the coding sequence ATGGGAGGGCGAACCTTCGTTCCGCTGGCGGTGGCGCTCTGGAGCGGCCTCGTGCTCGCCCGCGGCGCCGGTGCCGGCGGAGCGCTCCTCCTGCTGGTCGCCGCGGCGGCGCTCGCCGCGCTCGCGCTGCGGGCGCCGCCGCGCACCGGCGCGCTGATCGTGGCGATCGTCGCGCTGCTCGTGGGCGGCGCGCGCGGGGCGGCAAGGCAGGCGCGACTCGAAGCGCAGCTCGCGGGCCTGCCGGCCGCGGCGGTGTTCGCGCGCGGTGTGTTCGTGCTCGAGGAGCCGGCGCGGCGCGAGGCGGGTGAACCGGTCGCGCTGGCCCGCATCGTCGCCTCGGCGCCGTCCCTGCCGCTCGGGGCGCGGGTGCGCCTGCGGCTGCCGCACGGCTGCTCCGCCGACTGGGGCGACACCGTGCACGCGCTGGTGCGGCTCGAGCGCTTCGCGGGCCAGCGCAATCCCGGCGGCTTCGACGCGGGTCGCGCGGCGGCCTCGGCGGGAGCGGTCGCGCTCGGGAGCGCCTACGGAGCGCTCGTGCGTCCGGCCCGCGGCCTCGTGAGCGTGCCGATTCGGCTGGCCATGCGCGTTCGTCGCGCGATCGAAGCGGCGCTGGAGAAGGGCGCGAGCGCCGGCGCCCGGGAACTGGCGGCTCCACTCCTCTTCGGCGATCGCAGCGCGATGACGCCGGAGACGGACGCACGCCTGCGCGGCGCGGGACTCGTCCACCTGCTGGCGCTCTCGGGACTGCACGTCGTCTGGCTGGCCGCGGTGGTGCGCGGTGGCGTCGCCGCGCTGCGTGGGGGCCTGGCCGCCCGGGCCCTCGCGGGCGCGGCGTGCGCGCTCGGCTACGCGCTGCTCGCCGGCCCGCTGCCGTCGCTGCTGCGCGCCTGCGCCGGCGAGTGCGCGGCGGCGGCGGCGCGGCTGACGCAGCGCGCGCTCGATCCGCTGCAGGCGTTGTCCCTTTCGGCCTTCGCCCTGCTCGCGATGCGGCCCGGCTGGGCCGACGATCTCGGCTTCCAGCTCTCGTGCGCGGCGACGCTCGGGCTCGTCACGTTCTCCGATCCGCTGCTCGCGCCGCTCGAGCGCCGGCCGCGCGCCCGGGCGCTGGCCGTGCCGGTCGCGACGACGCTGGCCGCGCAGCTGGCCGCGCTGCCGCTGCTCGTCTCGCGCTTTCACGCGCTGCCCTGGACGGGCGTCGCCGCGAATCTCGCCGCGGTGCCCGTTTCGGAGCTGCTGCTCGCCGCGGCCTGGCTCGGTGGAGCGCTCGAGGCTGCGCTGCCGGGAACGGGGACGATCTTCCTGCGCGCGTGCGAGCCGCTCGCCGGCGCCCTGCAGGCGATCGCGGCGTTCGCTTCCTCGCCGAGGCTCGCGCTGCTTCCCTGCGGAGGGAACCCCGCGTTGCCGCCGCTCGCGGCCGCGTCGGTGGCCCTGCTCGCCCTCGCGTTGCCGGCCGCACGCCCGCTGGACGCCGGGCTCCGGGGGCGTTCGCACGCGCGCAGCGTCGTGGCGCGTCTCGGCGCGCTGCTGCTGGCCGTGGCGCTGACGGGCTGGTTGTTCGCGGCGCCGCTTGCGCCGCCGCCCGGCCGCTGGTGGCTGGTCGCGGTGGATGTGGGGCAGGGCGACGCGCTGGCGATCGCCTCGGAGGGTCGCTGGTGGCTCGTGGATGCCGGGCCGAGGACGGCGCGCTGGGACGCGGGCGAGGGGAGCGTGCTGCCCTTCCTGCGCTGGGCGGGTGTGCGAAGACTGGAGCGACTGGTCGTGACCCACGACGACGGGGATCACACCGGCGGCGCACCGGCCGTGAGGCGATCGCTGCTCGTGAAGGAAACGCTGGCGCCCTGCGAGCGACCCGGGGTGCGCGGTCCGGCATGGCGCTTCGCGGCGCGCACGCTGGCGCGCGGCGACGAACTGCCCGGGACGCCGGCCTTCCGCGTGCTCTGGCCGCCGCGAGCCGGGGCGGCGGACGAAGCCCTCGCGCGTCGCGGCGACAACGCGGCCGCGCTCGTCCTCGAGATCGGCGAGGGGCGTGGTCGTGCGCTGCTGGCGTCCGATGCCGACAGCCTGGTCGAGACGGTGCTCGCCTGCGTCCCCGTGGTGGCGGTGCTCAAGGCGGGGCACCACGGCTCGGGCAGCTCCACCGGTTCCGCGCTTCTCTCGCGGATTCGGCCGGCGCGCGCGCTGCTCTCGGTCGGTCGAAGAAATGCCTACGGTCACCCGGATGCCGGGGTGCTGGCGCGCCTCGCGCGGATCGGAGCCGTGGTGGACCGGACTGATCGCGGCGGCGCGGTCTGGTACGAACTCTCGGCGGCGGGCGTGCGCAGGCTCGACTGGCGACAGGGCGCGCCGGCTCGTGGCGCACCCGATCCCGCACGGCGGGTCGCGGTCCGTCCCGATCCGCGGCGATGA
- the purH gene encoding bifunctional phosphoribosylaminoimidazolecarboxamide formyltransferase/IMP cyclohydrolase yields the protein MNGPSPRPAAPRTATPGWPRAALLSLSDKSGAVAFARALAGGGTRLLASDGTAAHLREAGVEVTAVEQWTGFPEMLGGRVKTLHPHVHAPILARRDRPEDLAALAARGLEPIDLVAVTLYPFEERAAPLEDAGMIEEIDIGGVALLRAAAKNHEGVIVVHDVAQYTEVLESLARGVTAEDRRRWALGGFTRTARYDGAIAAELARRLGPPGEPPATHALVLERARTLRYGENPHQVAALYARGGTLHELSAWREGKELSYNNLLDLEAAVSLVWRFERPACVIVKHNQPCGVACADTLEDAYSLARDADSLSSFGGIVAFNRTLDEATARALHDQFVECIAFPGIEPAADAALRGKKNARLLRLTAADLACADPWAVRLVGPWALLQRGEPGAPPPWRTVTRRAPDREESESLRFAWEVCAAARSNAVVLARGEELIGLGSGQTSRVDAVDVALMKARRAGHDVHGVVLASDGFFPFADSVTHAAEAGILAIVQPGGSVRDAEVIAEADRLGVAMVFTDRRTFRH from the coding sequence ATGAACGGTCCGTCGCCGCGGCCGGCCGCGCCGCGGACCGCGACGCCGGGATGGCCGCGCGCGGCGCTGCTGTCGCTGTCGGACAAGTCGGGGGCCGTGGCGTTCGCGCGCGCACTGGCCGGGGGAGGCACCCGTCTGCTCGCGAGCGACGGCACCGCGGCGCATCTGCGGGAGGCGGGCGTCGAAGTCACCGCGGTGGAGCAGTGGACCGGTTTTCCGGAGATGCTCGGCGGGCGGGTGAAGACCCTGCACCCTCACGTCCACGCGCCGATCCTGGCGCGGCGCGATCGGCCGGAGGATCTCGCGGCGCTGGCGGCGCGCGGGCTCGAACCCATCGACCTCGTGGCGGTGACCCTGTACCCCTTCGAGGAACGCGCCGCGCCGCTCGAGGACGCCGGCATGATCGAGGAAATCGACATCGGGGGCGTGGCGCTGCTGCGTGCCGCGGCCAAGAACCACGAGGGAGTGATCGTGGTCCACGACGTCGCGCAGTACACCGAGGTGCTGGAGTCGCTCGCGCGCGGCGTGACCGCGGAGGACCGCCGCCGCTGGGCGCTCGGCGGGTTCACGCGGACGGCCCGCTACGACGGCGCGATCGCCGCCGAGCTCGCGCGCCGCCTCGGACCGCCCGGCGAACCCCCGGCGACGCACGCACTCGTGCTCGAGCGCGCGCGGACGCTTCGCTACGGCGAGAATCCGCACCAGGTCGCGGCGCTGTACGCGCGCGGCGGCACGTTGCACGAGCTGTCCGCCTGGCGCGAAGGCAAGGAACTCTCGTACAACAACCTGCTCGACCTGGAGGCGGCGGTCTCCCTCGTCTGGCGCTTCGAACGCCCCGCCTGCGTGATCGTCAAGCACAACCAGCCCTGCGGCGTGGCGTGCGCCGACACGCTCGAGGACGCCTATTCGCTGGCCCGCGACGCGGACTCCCTGTCGTCGTTCGGCGGCATCGTGGCCTTCAACCGCACGCTCGACGAGGCGACGGCGCGGGCGCTGCACGACCAGTTCGTCGAGTGTATCGCCTTCCCCGGGATCGAGCCCGCGGCCGACGCGGCGCTGCGCGGCAAGAAGAACGCCCGCCTGCTGCGTCTGACGGCGGCAGACCTGGCCTGCGCCGATCCATGGGCCGTGCGGCTCGTCGGCCCGTGGGCCCTGCTCCAGCGGGGCGAACCCGGCGCGCCGCCTCCGTGGCGCACGGTCACGCGGCGCGCTCCGGACCGCGAGGAGTCGGAGTCGCTGCGGTTCGCCTGGGAAGTGTGCGCCGCGGCGCGTTCGAACGCCGTCGTGCTGGCGCGCGGCGAGGAGCTCATCGGCCTCGGCAGCGGCCAGACCTCGCGCGTGGATGCGGTGGACGTCGCGCTCATGAAGGCGCGCCGCGCCGGGCACGACGTGCACGGCGTGGTGCTGGCGAGCGACGGCTTCTTCCCGTTCGCGGACAGCGTCACGCATGCGGCCGAGGCGGGGATTCTCGCGATCGTCCAGCCGGGCGGTTCGGTGCGCGACGCCGAGGTGATCGCCGAAGCCGACCGGCTCGGCGTGGCCATGGTGTTCACCGATCGCAGGACGTTCCGCCATTGA
- a CDS encoding phosphoribosylaminoimidazolesuccinocarboxamide synthase: MPDVEVPGAKLFRRGKVRTVYEAGPDHFVIVASDRLSAYDSILPTPIPGKGAILSLISAFWMKHLASARPHHLVSDDAAMFPSPFREHAARLQGRGQLVRRAQRIDIECVVRGYLTGSGWKEYQRSRSVCGIALPAGLRDGAKLEPAIFTPATKNDTGHDENISFETLCGITGRATAEALRTRSLALYEEARRWAWDRGLVLADTKFEFGRVDGQLTLIDEALSPDSSRYWDRTEYEAGQLLSFDKQYVRDWLDRSGWNHEPPAPVLPAEVVEKTQERYLEAIRRLSGGPR; this comes from the coding sequence GTGCCGGACGTCGAGGTTCCCGGCGCGAAGCTTTTCCGGCGCGGCAAGGTCCGGACCGTCTACGAGGCGGGACCCGACCACTTCGTGATCGTGGCGAGCGACCGCCTGTCGGCGTACGACTCGATCCTGCCGACGCCCATTCCGGGCAAGGGCGCGATTCTCTCGCTCATCAGCGCGTTCTGGATGAAGCATCTCGCCAGCGCCCGGCCCCATCACCTGGTCTCGGACGACGCGGCGATGTTTCCGTCCCCCTTTCGCGAGCACGCCGCGCGGCTGCAGGGGCGCGGCCAGCTCGTGCGGCGCGCCCAGCGCATCGACATCGAGTGCGTGGTTCGCGGCTACCTGACGGGCAGCGGCTGGAAGGAGTACCAGCGTTCCCGAAGCGTCTGCGGAATCGCGCTGCCCGCGGGCCTGCGCGACGGCGCGAAGCTCGAACCGGCGATCTTCACGCCGGCGACCAAGAACGACACCGGCCACGACGAGAACATTTCGTTCGAGACCCTGTGCGGGATCACCGGTCGCGCGACCGCCGAAGCGCTGCGCACGCGAAGCCTGGCCCTCTACGAGGAAGCGCGGCGCTGGGCGTGGGACCGGGGCCTGGTGCTCGCCGACACCAAGTTCGAGTTCGGCCGCGTGGACGGGCAGCTGACCCTGATCGACGAAGCGCTCTCGCCCGACTCGTCGCGCTACTGGGACCGGACGGAGTACGAGGCCGGCCAGCTCCTGAGCTTCGACAAGCAGTACGTGCGCGACTGGCTCGACCGCAGCGGCTGGAATCACGAGCCGCCGGCTCCCGTGCTGCCCGCCGAAGTGGTGGAGAAGACGCAGGAACGCTACCTCGAGGCGATTCGCAGGTTGTCGGGAGGGCCTCGATGA
- a CDS encoding lytic transglycosylase domain-containing protein has translation MNRGARVRTTRGVLWVALLALTAAPDAGAAAWWPRLEGGRVRWCERACLPDPSPGGGTGSPRDTLAHDPGRVLAASGDTLGAWAARAADALVPAVALREYARACLARGLEARADSVLASPRLAASPWAWDAVRARAELAVARGDTVLADSLLSSAATALWPDGERAALSLSRARLSAARGDPERAADIARATLRRYPALGPSGGALALLDSLARSRGESLAVADERAGAESEVLRGARGSALRRLRHLRARVEPAERWQTTLRLAEVLRGARQPRSAFAAAESAAAHAPPGLPRLRVALERARALRDAGATDSALSAFASIGRSDGPDGLRSTAWWEAAREAEDQSRWTVALAGLREVARLGGSRADEACVRAGLAEFARGERDSARSWWRRSRSEAARFWLGVALRSDERTTGDSLLATVAILPGYSFYRSAARETLGVTGWRHTVAEPVAADSGAGLVRWDDAWGLGDDEMRELAAKLAGHEPAPAEWLDAAGRAFRLGRTAQGTRWAERAFTAASESRDDSLAWAIAPWAYPPAFESEVAAAESLGIERALLWALLRQESRFDPRARSRSDALGLAQLKLSTAGDVARWLREPQPTEAGLFAPDTSIRFGARYLARLRERFGDRDAVALAAYNAGPSTIRRDWRELIERGGEALFAEFASNSDSQDYARRILGFRQAYRELRPTSAP, from the coding sequence GTGAACCGGGGGGCCCGGGTTCGCACCACGCGCGGCGTGTTGTGGGTCGCGTTGCTGGCGCTGACAGCCGCCCCGGATGCGGGAGCGGCGGCGTGGTGGCCGCGGCTCGAAGGCGGCCGGGTGCGCTGGTGCGAGCGGGCCTGCCTGCCCGACCCGTCGCCCGGCGGCGGCACCGGGTCCCCTCGCGACACGCTCGCCCACGACCCGGGCCGCGTGCTGGCCGCCTCGGGGGACACGCTCGGTGCCTGGGCCGCGCGGGCCGCCGATGCGCTCGTTCCCGCGGTCGCGCTGCGCGAGTACGCGCGCGCCTGCCTCGCGCGCGGCCTCGAGGCGCGCGCCGACTCGGTGCTCGCTTCGCCCCGGCTGGCCGCCTCACCGTGGGCCTGGGACGCCGTGCGGGCACGCGCCGAGCTGGCCGTCGCGAGAGGCGACACGGTGCTTGCGGACTCGCTGCTTTCGAGTGCGGCGACGGCTCTCTGGCCCGATGGCGAGCGCGCGGCCCTGTCGCTGTCGCGGGCACGGCTCTCGGCGGCGCGCGGAGACCCCGAACGCGCCGCGGACATCGCCCGGGCCACGCTTCGGCGGTACCCGGCGCTGGGACCCTCCGGCGGTGCGCTCGCCCTGCTCGACTCCCTCGCCCGCTCACGCGGCGAGTCGCTCGCCGTCGCCGACGAACGCGCCGGCGCCGAGTCCGAGGTGCTGCGTGGCGCGCGCGGCTCGGCCCTCCGGCGCCTGCGCCACCTGCGGGCGCGAGTCGAGCCGGCCGAACGCTGGCAGACGACGCTGCGGCTGGCCGAAGTGCTGCGCGGCGCGCGGCAGCCGCGGAGCGCGTTCGCCGCCGCCGAGAGCGCCGCGGCGCACGCGCCGCCTGGCCTGCCGCGCCTGCGCGTCGCGCTCGAGCGCGCGCGCGCCCTGCGCGACGCGGGGGCGACCGACTCGGCGCTCTCGGCGTTCGCGTCCATCGGCCGATCGGACGGACCGGACGGGCTGCGATCCACCGCCTGGTGGGAGGCGGCGAGGGAAGCCGAGGACCAAAGCCGCTGGACCGTGGCCCTGGCGGGGCTGCGCGAGGTGGCACGGCTCGGCGGTTCGCGCGCGGACGAGGCCTGCGTGCGCGCCGGCCTTGCGGAGTTCGCACGCGGCGAGCGGGACTCGGCGCGCAGCTGGTGGCGCCGCTCGCGCTCGGAAGCGGCGCGGTTCTGGCTCGGCGTGGCCCTGCGGAGTGACGAGCGCACGACCGGCGATTCCCTGCTGGCGACCGTGGCGATCCTGCCGGGTTACTCGTTCTACCGCTCCGCGGCTCGCGAGACCCTCGGGGTCACCGGCTGGAGGCACACCGTGGCGGAGCCGGTGGCGGCGGATTCGGGGGCCGGGCTCGTGCGCTGGGACGACGCCTGGGGCCTCGGCGACGACGAGATGCGCGAGCTGGCGGCCAAGCTCGCCGGCCACGAACCGGCGCCCGCGGAGTGGCTGGACGCCGCCGGTCGCGCCTTCCGTCTCGGACGAACCGCGCAGGGCACCCGCTGGGCGGAACGCGCGTTCACGGCCGCGAGCGAGTCGCGCGACGACAGCCTCGCGTGGGCCATCGCGCCGTGGGCCTATCCACCGGCGTTCGAATCCGAGGTCGCCGCCGCGGAGTCGCTCGGCATCGAGCGCGCGCTGCTCTGGGCGCTGCTGCGGCAGGAGAGCCGCTTCGACCCGCGCGCCCGCTCGCGAAGCGACGCGCTGGGCCTGGCGCAGCTCAAGCTCTCGACCGCGGGGGACGTCGCACGCTGGCTCCGGGAGCCGCAGCCGACCGAAGCCGGCCTGTTCGCGCCGGACACCTCGATTCGCTTCGGCGCGCGCTATCTGGCGCGCCTGCGCGAACGCTTCGGCGACCGGGACGCGGTCGCGCTCGCCGCCTACAACGCCGGTCCCTCCACGATCCGGCGCGACTGGCGCGAACTGATCGAACGCGGGGGCGAGGCGCTGTTCGCGGAGTTCGCTTCGAACTCGGACTCCCAGGACTACGCGCGCCGCATCCTCGGCTTCCGCCAGGCCTACCGCGAACTTCGCCCGACGTCCGCTCCTTAA
- the guaA gene encoding glutamine-hydrolyzing GMP synthase, whose product MSREIVLILDFGSQYTQLIARRVRELGVYSEIVPGTTPLGAIRAKRPSAIVLSGSPASGYRAEAPMPDAGIFALGKPLLGICYGFQVTQQLMGGEVAKAKHAEYGVATFVLDRSSPLFAGVPKRFRAWMSHGDEVKSLGPRWQKVAHTSNCAFAAARHEKLPFHLIQFHPEVVHSPYGKRVLQNFLFRVARLKGGWSMKNFVREAVRDVRAQVGGGRVLCGLSGGVDSTVAATLIHRAIGDRLTCVLVDHGLMREDEAAEVWRELGEKRHLNLRVVNAQARFLDKLAGVADPERKRKIIGNEFVAVFEEESKRIGEVNFLAQGTLYPDVIESASAGHGSQVIKSHHNVGGLPEWMTLELVEPLKWLFKDEVRALGRELGLPAHLVDRHPFPGPGLAVRILGPVNGADLEIVRRADAIYMEELRRAKWYARTWQAFAVLLPVSTVGVKGDERSYEKVIALRAVNSVDGMTADWTRLPPALLARIASRIANEVRGVNRVVFDVTSKPPATIEWE is encoded by the coding sequence ATGAGTCGGGAAATCGTTCTGATCCTCGATTTCGGTTCGCAGTACACCCAGCTCATCGCCCGGCGCGTGCGCGAACTGGGCGTCTACTCGGAGATCGTGCCCGGCACCACGCCGCTCGGGGCCATCCGCGCGAAGCGGCCCTCGGCGATCGTCCTCTCGGGTTCACCCGCGAGCGGCTACCGCGCCGAGGCGCCCATGCCGGACGCCGGAATCTTCGCGCTCGGCAAGCCGCTGCTCGGCATCTGCTACGGCTTCCAGGTGACGCAGCAGCTCATGGGAGGTGAGGTCGCGAAGGCGAAACACGCCGAGTACGGCGTCGCGACGTTCGTCCTGGACCGGAGCTCGCCGCTCTTCGCCGGCGTGCCGAAGCGTTTCCGGGCGTGGATGAGCCACGGCGACGAGGTGAAGTCGCTCGGGCCGCGCTGGCAGAAGGTGGCGCACACCTCGAACTGCGCCTTCGCGGCGGCGCGCCACGAGAAGCTGCCGTTCCACCTCATCCAGTTCCACCCCGAGGTGGTGCACTCGCCCTATGGGAAACGGGTGCTGCAGAACTTCCTCTTCAGAGTGGCGCGCCTGAAGGGTGGCTGGTCCATGAAGAACTTCGTGCGCGAGGCGGTCCGCGACGTCCGCGCGCAGGTGGGAGGGGGACGGGTCCTGTGCGGCCTTTCGGGCGGCGTGGACTCCACCGTCGCCGCGACGCTCATTCACCGCGCGATCGGCGACCGGCTGACGTGCGTGCTCGTGGACCACGGGCTGATGCGCGAGGACGAAGCCGCCGAGGTGTGGCGCGAACTGGGGGAGAAGCGCCACCTGAACCTGCGGGTCGTGAATGCGCAGGCGCGGTTCCTCGACAAGCTCGCCGGTGTCGCCGATCCCGAGCGCAAGCGCAAGATCATCGGCAACGAGTTCGTGGCCGTCTTCGAGGAGGAATCGAAGCGTATCGGCGAGGTGAACTTCCTCGCCCAGGGCACGCTCTACCCGGACGTCATCGAGTCCGCCTCGGCGGGGCACGGCTCGCAGGTCATCAAGTCGCACCACAACGTCGGCGGCCTGCCGGAGTGGATGACGCTCGAGCTGGTGGAGCCGCTCAAGTGGCTGTTCAAGGACGAGGTCCGCGCGCTGGGCCGCGAGCTGGGACTGCCCGCGCACCTCGTGGACCGCCACCCGTTCCCGGGGCCCGGACTCGCGGTGCGCATCCTCGGTCCGGTGAACGGGGCCGACCTCGAGATCGTGCGCCGGGCCGACGCCATCTATATGGAGGAACTGCGGCGCGCGAAGTGGTACGCCCGCACCTGGCAGGCGTTCGCCGTGCTCCTGCCGGTCTCGACCGTCGGCGTCAAGGGTGACGAGCGCTCCTACGAGAAGGTGATCGCGCTGCGCGCGGTGAACAGCGTGGACGGCATGACCGCCGACTGGACGCGCCTGCCGCCCGCACTGCTCGCGCGCATCGCCAGCCGCATCGCCAACGAGGTGCGCGGCGTCAACCGCGTCGTCTTCGACGTGACCAGCAAGCCGCCGGCGACGATCGAGTGGGAGTGA
- the purN gene encoding phosphoribosylglycinamide formyltransferase, which produces MPASSPVRIAVFASGNGSNFEALAAAARRGELGGTIVALLSDNAHAPVLERARRLGIEALTPPTGSFRTRLEDERPWLEALAQRDISLVLLAGFMRRLHAPMLTAYARRLLNIHPSLLPAFPGLDAIGRAWRQGVSVTGCTVHLVEDALDAGPIVAQAKVAVVQGESLESLEARIHEAEHSLYPRAVRRFLGEPWTVADGRLVFHAKEAAHE; this is translated from the coding sequence GTGCCCGCCTCCAGCCCGGTCCGCATCGCCGTTTTCGCTTCCGGCAACGGCTCCAACTTCGAGGCCCTCGCCGCCGCCGCCCGGCGCGGCGAACTGGGCGGCACGATCGTGGCGCTGCTCAGCGACAACGCCCACGCGCCGGTCCTCGAGCGCGCCCGGCGCCTGGGCATCGAGGCGCTGACGCCGCCCACGGGGTCCTTCCGCACGCGTCTCGAGGACGAACGCCCGTGGCTCGAAGCGCTCGCGCAGCGCGACATCAGCCTCGTGCTGCTCGCGGGTTTCATGCGGCGCCTGCACGCGCCGATGCTCACGGCGTACGCCCGACGGTTGCTCAACATTCACCCTTCGCTGCTGCCGGCGTTTCCGGGGTTGGACGCGATCGGCCGTGCGTGGCGCCAGGGCGTCAGCGTGACGGGCTGCACGGTGCACCTGGTCGAGGACGCGCTCGACGCCGGCCCGATCGTGGCGCAGGCGAAGGTCGCGGTGGTCCAGGGGGAGAGCCTCGAATCGCTGGAGGCCCGGATTCACGAGGCGGAGCACTCCCTGTACCCGCGGGCCGTGCGCCGGTTTCTCGGCGAACCGTGGACCGTCGCCGACGGCCGGCTCGTCTTTCACGCGAAGGAAGCGGCGCATGAGTGA